The following coding sequences are from one Cercospora beticola chromosome 4, complete sequence window:
- a CDS encoding uncharacterized protein (BUSCO:EOG092625AX): MAVQPAYTSVAARRTLGSEPTVSEAKPNLNFPPALKAWVGRAFFEYNKLKTEPAYAGISDDHIKQKLSATIRETQQNGTMHERDWSSYPLPHQLILEERQQAAMYMAQNSLLANLHSDLGAYGITSSGVNGRKRKSPDQEMTDSNGRPVTPPWKKSNTKSIADRITGQSKKQEKKNKNSAKNGRFDNSEAALERRRQRFGNISPTSSPPHSRDDSPAVIASSGPIVGTCEVLEKRYFRLTAPPNPNTVRPLALLEQALEHVIARWKDTKDYTYVCDQLKAIRQDLTVQHLKNQFTVRVYEVHARIALEKKDLGEYNQCQTQLRALYKMKLGENGGSGGNQDEFTAYRILYLIYTRNRTDMNNMLADLTTADKKGPFVRFALNVREALAAGNYHRFFKLYKEAHDWRMAPSLMDMFVERERVIAMAAMSKAYKPDVSAKFITEELHFEEDESESVFEADHIQACIDFIKRHGGQDLLQEKDGDVRVSTSKAYGLFEKARQSAFGVVDIKGQI; encoded by the exons ATGGCAGTGCAACCCGCGTACACGTCCGTGGCGGCGCGGCGGACGCTTGGTAGCGAGCCGACAGTCTCAGAGGCGAAGCCGAACTTGAACTTCCCTCCTGCGCTCAAAGCCTGGGTGGGGCGTGCCTTTTTCGAGTATAACAAACTCAAGACGGAGCCCGCCTACGCTGGCATCAGCGACGACCACATCAAACAAAAGTTATCCGCCACCATCAGAGAGACTCAGCAGAACGGGACCATGCACGAACGCGACTGGTCATCATATCCCCTGCCTCACCAGTTGATATTGGAAGAGCGCCAGCAAGCCGCCATGTACATGGCGCAGAACTCGTTACTAGCTAACCTGCATTCCGACCTCGGAGCATATGGCATCACGTCGTCTGGCGTGAATggcaggaagaggaagtcgCCCGACCAGGAGATGACTGATTCGAACGGCCGCCCCGTGACTCCACcatggaagaagtcgaacaCCAAGAGTATAGCCGACAGGATCACCGGCCAGAGTaagaagcaggagaagaagaacaagaacagcGCGAAGAACGGCAGGTTTGACAACAGCGAAGCGGCGCTCGAGAGGCGCCGTCAGCGCTTTGGCAACATTTCACCCACATCTTCGCCGCCTCATTCTCGTGATGATTCTCCTGCAGTGATCGCGAGTTCCGGACCCATTGTCGGCACCTGTGAGGTGCTAGAGAAGCGATATTTCAGATTGACAGCTCCTCCTAACCCAAACACCGTGCGGCCCCTTGCCCTCCTGGAGCAAGCCCTTGAACATGTCATTGCCAGATGGAAGGATACCAAAGACTATACATATGTCTGTGATCAACTGAAGGCCATTCGGCAGGATCTTACAGTACAACATCTGAAGAACCAATTTACAGTTCGAGTTTACGAGGTGCACGCGCGGATCGcactggagaagaaggacctgGGTGAGTACAATCAGTGTCAGACTCAGCTTCGAGCTCTGTACAAGATGAAGCTGGGGGAGAACGGCGGCAGTGGTGGCAACCAGGATGAGTTCACGGCGTATCGTATTTTGTACTTGATTTACACGCGCAACCGGACCGACATGAACAACATGTTGGCGGATCTAACCACAGCAGACAAGAAAGGGCCCTTTGTGCGTTTTGCGTTGAACGTTCGAGAAGCATTGGCTGCTGGCAACTACCACAGATTCTTCAAGCTTTACAAAGAAGCACACGACTGGCGCATGGCGCCATCCTTGATGGACATGTTCGTCGAGAGGGAACGCGTCATTGCAATGGCCGCCATGTCCAAGGC GTACAAGCCCGATGTAAGCGCCAAATTTATCACCGAGGAACTACAtttcgaagaagacgaatcgGAATCAGTTTTCGAGGCCGATCACATTCAAGCATGCATCGATTTCATCAAGCGCCACGGCGGACAAGATCTCTTGCAAGAAAAGGATGGCGACGTCCGGGTCTCCACAAGCAAAGCGTACGGCTTGTTCGAAAAAGCAAGACAGTCTGCGTTTGGAGTTGTCGACATCAAGGGCCAGATATGA
- a CDS encoding uncharacterized protein (BUSCO:EOG09261JVS) translates to MKFRRSIKSDKHDSASARAAANISIPQKDAIAIEPPKKVIKAIYDYNAPPDTHMYLSFSAGDFLHVVGREHDSDWYEACNPLRNERGLVPVKYFENVGKTVRDSGDSSKSLTSATHDSGYAEGASPPSITSAPRMPMPMQTNGASAQGHRPSKSFGKSPAGIYGIVAYDFHAERPDELDAKEGEAIIVIAQSNPEWFVAKPITRLGGPGLIPVSFIEIRDMVTGKAAEDPLAAVKAAGIPRVEEWKKMAAEYKNTSIPLGTVSQSTVASMDNAMSRLSVQQNGTQQANGSMHSRQASFSTQQQQNMFAPVRASVPRYTYSDDKFHFIVECKLSNNSHWDLSRIYEDFYELQINMINAFPEEAGQVPGKPRILPYMPGPVKYVTDNITEGRRANLDEYLRDLLRLPQHIIYSSLVRAFFAPREGDYEVDPSAVTLDEHARPNEGTQRHSQASQSSAQSGPQFSSQPGQARTHQYTQSQPVNGSSHRPYPSQASASFTPAPLAPPSVSRQHTNVSQTTMGSSSSTSAVKVKAWFDRDTCVVIRMPARGQFGFEDLRKKIVERRKLEFGDQADVVEAEDLDIEYRDERDGEYYRLEGDEDLDIAVERNEKLTLAVRAAAGPPGGGD, encoded by the exons ATGAAG TTCCGGAGATCGATCAAGAGCGACAAGCACGACTCGGCCAGTGCCCGAGCGGCCGCCAATATATCCATACCGCAAAAGGACGCCATTGCGATTGAGCCGCCCAAGAAG GTCATCAAGGCCATCTACGACTACAATGCCCCGCCTGACACTCACATGTACCTGTCCTTCAGCGCCGGCGATTTTCTGCATGTTGTAGGCCGCGAACACGACTCCGACTGGTACGAAGCCTGCAACCCCCTGCGGAACGAGCGCGGGCTAGTGCCCGTCAAGTATTTCGAAAACGTGGGAAAGACGGTCAGAGACTCGGGTGACTCCTCCAAATCCCTCACAAGCGCGACCCACGACAGCGGCTACGCCGAGGGTGCATCACCGCCGAGCATCACCTCTGCACCTCGCATGCCCATGCCCATGCAGACCAATGGGGCATCTGCACAAGGCCATCGGCCGTCAAAGTCGTTTGGCAAGTCGCCGGCAGGGATCTATGGGATCGTGGCGTATGACTTCCATGCGGAAAGGCCAGATGAGCTGGATGCAAAAGAGGGAGAGGCTATCATCGTCATTGCACAGTCGAACCCGGAATGGTTCGTGGCGAAGCCCATAACACGGCTTGGTGGGCCTGGACTGATACCGGTGTCGTTCATTGAGATTCGAGACATGGTCACAGGGAAGGCAGCAGAAGATCCGCTGGCGGCGGTCAAGGCGGCTGGCATACCTCGAGTGGAAGAGTGGAAAAAGATGGCGGCCGAGTACAAAAATACAAGTATACCGCTGGGCACCGTCTCACAGTCGACTGTGGCTTCAATGGATAATGCCATGAGCAGGTTGAGTGTGCAGCAAAATGGGACGCAGCAAGCCAATGGCTCCATGCACTCCAGACAAGCCAGCTTCTcaacacaacaacaacagaaCATGTTCGCACCCGTCCGAGCATCCGTGCCTCGTTATACATATTCGGACGACAAGTTTCACTTCATTGTGGAATGCAAACTATCAAACAACTCGCATTGGGACCTGTCGAGGATATACGAGGACTTTTACGAATTACAGATCAACATGATTAATGCTTTCCCGGAAGAAGCAGGACAAGTACCTGGCAAGCCGAGAATACTACCATATATGCCAGGACCGGTCAAGTATGTGACGGACAACATTACGGAGGGACGAAGAGCGAACTTGGACGAATATTTACGAGATCTGTTGCGACTTCCGCAGCACATTATCTATTCTTCGCTCGTCAGGGCATTTTTCGCACCTCGAGAGGGCGATTATGAAGTCGACCCTTCAGCGGTGACTCTAGACGAACATGCACGACCGAACGAAGGAACGCAACGACACTCCCAAGCCAGCCAGAGCAGCGCACAATCTGGGCCTCAATTTTCAAGCCAGCCGGGCCAGGCACGAACACATCAGTACACGCAATCCCAACCCGTCAATGGTTCCTCTCATCGACCCTATCCTAGTCAAGCTTCCGCTTCCTTTACACCTGCCCCTCTCGCCCCTCCCAGCGTCTCCCGCCAACACACCAACGTCTCCCAAACCACTATGGGtagctcctcttccaccagcgCAGTTAAAGTCAAAGCCTGGTTTGATCGCGACACATGTGTCGTCATCCGCATGCCGGCTCGAGGGCAATTTGGGTTCGAAGATCTGCGAAAGAAAATCGTGGAAAGGAGGAAACTGGAATTTGGCGATCAGGCGGATGTGGTGGAAGCGGAAGATCTGGACATCGAATATAGGGATGAAAGGGATGGAGAGTATTATCGACTCGAGGGCGATGAGGATTTGGATATTGCTGTTGAGCGGAATGAGAAGTTGACGCTTGCTGTGAGGGCTGCGGCGGGGCCGCCTGGGGGAGGGGattaa